Proteins encoded within one genomic window of Deinococcus sedimenti:
- a CDS encoding transcriptional regulator, protein MPKKERKRLQVVISDEQDALLTRTAYELSSPERLISKSEVVRLAIEKIARELGEGENIEQYRAILEHEAVADDA, encoded by the coding sequence ATGCCCAAGAAGGAACGCAAACGGCTCCAGGTGGTCATCAGCGACGAGCAGGACGCCCTGCTGACCCGCACCGCCTACGAACTGTCCAGCCCCGAACGCCTGATCAGCAAGAGCGAGGTCGTGCGCCTGGCCATCGAGAAGATCGCCCGCGAACTCGGCGAGGGGGAGAACATCGAGCAGTACCGCGCGATTCTGGAACACGAGGCCGTCGCCGACGACGCCTGA
- a CDS encoding phosphotransferase has protein sequence MPGERPPPQQQTWDAWMLGWLRHALTYWLGTGRAPHDAAGRLSRWWRTVEPLLASRGRQTILFDGKPEHLLLTGNNQLTLIDVEDLRSGDGLMDLAVIALHEPATLPGVLAGYATLNPQENTLLAFYTLLRALAAAEWDETQFGGRQRDRFLQVAARCLPA, from the coding sequence GTGCCCGGCGAGCGACCCCCACCGCAGCAGCAGACCTGGGACGCCTGGATGCTGGGCTGGCTACGGCACGCGCTGACGTACTGGCTGGGCACCGGGCGGGCCCCGCACGACGCCGCCGGACGGCTGAGCCGCTGGTGGCGGACCGTCGAACCGCTGCTGGCCTCACGGGGGCGACAGACCATCCTGTTCGACGGAAAGCCCGAACACCTGCTGTTGACGGGCAACAATCAGCTCACGCTGATCGACGTGGAGGACCTGCGCTCGGGTGACGGCCTGATGGATCTCGCCGTGATCGCCCTGCACGAGCCCGCCACGCTGCCGGGCGTGCTGGCCGGGTACGCGACCCTGAACCCGCAGGAGAACACGCTGTTGGCGTTCTACACCCTGCTGCGCGCCCTCGCGGCGGCCGAATGGGACGAGACCCAGTTCGGGGGACGGCAACGGGACCGCTTCCTTCAGGTGGCGGCCCGCTGCCTCCCCGCGTGA
- a CDS encoding C40 family peptidase has translation MPDSRFLPLCLLLGALLVGRADAQAVFTEPSAPPAPVADSPAGGSLDGLLNVTVQPGDTAFSIARRAGLSVADLLALNHLGAPNLRVGQVLILRVTPVTYTVQPGDTLYALARRFGVSVDALLGASALPAGSVLKTGQVLTLPTGAAATAPAAAAVASVAPSAAASRVTTQSLPAVTSPGGPLGSPFQPQAPTQSVPVLQPGTPMPRTQAPGLPSPAPAAQATVSPATVAGAGGADWRAAALSLLNTPYLLGGTTRSGTDCSGLVLQVFTPLGVTLPRTSAEQARTGQPIPTEALEPGDLVFFDTAGAGRVSHVGIYLGEDQFISANSYQGRVTVDRLLSDRYWAPRFLGARRVLGSVNALASGR, from the coding sequence ATGCCTGACTCCCGGTTCCTACCCCTCTGTCTGCTGCTCGGCGCGCTCCTCGTGGGCCGCGCGGATGCTCAGGCGGTTTTCACCGAACCCAGTGCGCCCCCCGCACCAGTTGCGGACAGTCCGGCGGGGGGCAGTCTGGACGGGCTGCTGAACGTCACGGTGCAGCCGGGCGACACGGCCTTCAGCATCGCGCGCCGCGCCGGCCTGAGTGTTGCGGACCTGCTGGCCCTCAACCACCTGGGGGCGCCCAACCTGCGGGTCGGGCAGGTGCTCATTCTGCGGGTCACGCCGGTCACGTACACCGTGCAGCCCGGCGACACGCTGTACGCGCTGGCCCGCCGCTTCGGGGTCAGCGTGGACGCCCTGCTGGGGGCCAGCGCCCTGCCTGCCGGAAGTGTCCTGAAGACTGGTCAGGTGCTGACCCTCCCCACCGGCGCGGCGGCCACGGCTCCTGCGGCAGCCGCCGTGGCCAGCGTGGCCCCGTCCGCGGCAGCCTCCCGGGTCACCACGCAGTCCCTGCCTGCCGTGACCAGCCCAGGCGGCCCGCTGGGTTCACCCTTCCAGCCTCAGGCCCCCACACAGAGCGTCCCGGTGCTGCAGCCCGGCACACCCATGCCCCGCACGCAGGCGCCGGGCCTCCCGTCACCGGCCCCGGCCGCGCAGGCCACCGTGTCACCCGCAACAGTCGCCGGGGCGGGGGGCGCGGACTGGCGGGCGGCGGCCCTGAGTCTGCTGAACACGCCGTACCTGCTGGGCGGCACCACCCGCAGCGGAACGGACTGCAGCGGACTGGTTCTGCAGGTCTTCACTCCGCTGGGCGTGACCCTGCCGCGCACCAGCGCCGAACAGGCCCGCACCGGTCAGCCCATCCCCACCGAGGCGCTGGAACCCGGCGATCTGGTGTTCTTCGACACCGCCGGGGCGGGCAGAGTGTCCCACGTGGGCATCTACCTAGGAGAGGATCAGTTCATCAGTGCCAACTCCTACCAGGGGCGCGTCACGGTGGACCGGCTGCTCTCAGACCGGTACTGGGCCCCGCGATTCCTGGGCGCCCGGCGCGTGCTGGGCAGCGTCAACGCGCTGGCCTCCGGCCGCTGA
- the murA gene encoding UDP-N-acetylglucosamine 1-carboxyvinyltransferase, which translates to MHLTPLHVQGGRPLSGQITVQGSKNAALPVIVATLLTREKVTLHGIPRLSDVLTILDLMAHLGTQHAWVGENSLELHTPEILHTDAPYALVSKMRASFIVMGAILARAGRATVSMPGGCAWGPRPVDQHVKALRALGVDVTEDNGNFDAQRSGSLNGQFIFELLTVGGTHNAILAATLGDGVVTLENASIDTDVVELIEFLNHLGADIQGAGTHTLTIRGVPALRGGDYRVIPDRIEAGTFLMLAAATRSRFTVNNVRPDHLRAVIGKLQEIGVDITEDGLSLTVDATDRDLKPVNITTQSYPGFPTDLQPQMSALLATIPGTSVVQDPVYPDRLTHVAELHRMGATITVSGYTQIIQGGALRSAPVKAADLRAGAALFIAGLTCDGDTVIDGVQYLNRGYERLAERLQGLGANVTQREAELELLPAAD; encoded by the coding sequence ATGCACCTGACCCCTTTGCACGTCCAGGGTGGCCGCCCCCTCAGCGGCCAGATCACCGTTCAGGGCAGCAAGAACGCCGCGCTGCCCGTCATCGTCGCCACCCTGCTGACCCGCGAGAAAGTCACGCTGCACGGCATCCCCCGCCTCAGTGACGTCCTGACCATCCTGGACCTGATGGCGCACCTGGGCACCCAGCACGCCTGGGTCGGCGAGAACAGCCTGGAACTGCACACCCCCGAGATCCTGCACACCGACGCGCCCTACGCGCTGGTCAGCAAGATGCGCGCCAGCTTCATCGTCATGGGCGCCATCCTGGCCCGCGCGGGGCGCGCGACCGTGTCCATGCCCGGCGGCTGCGCCTGGGGTCCCCGCCCCGTCGATCAGCACGTCAAGGCCCTGCGCGCCCTGGGCGTCGACGTGACCGAGGACAATGGCAACTTCGACGCGCAGCGCAGCGGCAGCCTCAACGGCCAGTTCATCTTCGAACTGCTGACCGTGGGCGGCACGCACAACGCCATCCTGGCCGCCACCCTCGGCGACGGCGTGGTCACGCTGGAGAACGCCAGCATCGACACGGACGTCGTGGAACTCATCGAGTTCCTGAACCACCTGGGCGCGGACATCCAGGGCGCGGGCACGCACACCCTGACCATCCGGGGCGTTCCGGCCCTGCGCGGCGGGGATTACCGCGTGATTCCCGACCGCATCGAGGCCGGGACGTTCCTAATGCTGGCCGCCGCCACCCGCAGCCGCTTCACCGTGAACAACGTTCGCCCCGACCACCTGCGCGCCGTGATCGGCAAACTGCAGGAGATCGGCGTGGACATCACCGAGGACGGCCTGAGTCTCACCGTGGACGCCACGGACCGCGACCTGAAGCCCGTGAACATCACCACCCAGAGCTACCCGGGCTTCCCCACCGACCTGCAACCCCAGATGAGCGCGCTGCTCGCCACGATTCCCGGCACCAGCGTCGTGCAGGACCCCGTGTACCCCGACCGCCTGACGCACGTGGCCGAACTGCACCGCATGGGCGCGACCATCACCGTCAGCGGCTACACGCAGATCATCCAGGGCGGCGCGCTGCGCTCCGCGCCCGTGAAGGCCGCCGACCTGCGCGCGGGCGCGGCGCTGTTCATCGCGGGCCTCACCTGCGACGGCGACACCGTCATCGACGGCGTGCAGTACCTCAACCGCGGCTACGAACGCCTCGCCGAGCGCCTCCAGGGCCTCGGGGCGAACGTCACTCAGCGCGAGGCGGAACTCGAACTCCTGCCCGCCGCCGACTGA
- a CDS encoding sensor histidine kinase, translating to MRQPATLRAQHARLAVQVVLLTLALQLLGLSVLAGVLRQAVGPGALNNVRVAAREVVGDQAARPVARLLLPAVGTSAVLATLLALVIATQLAARTARPLTDAAATAARLARGELAARTAAQPVAAGEVQWLREHLDQLGETLERLDRERAFESAAIAHELRTPLAAMQARLHALIDGVYPLTPQELGPLVTQLDLLTYLADNLRTLTLADAGQLRLHREDLPLHALLPDMLAHVQPLAQQQGVTVRLDAGEPAVVTADARYVRMALGNVLDNAVRHAAREVVVSWRGASVEVRDDGPGVSDEDALRIGTRFYRAGSAGARASGGSGLGLAVTQVICAAHGGDLQVLPGAAGGRFVLRLAPPGERPSCTRRLPSQHGKAARAGGRAGLSRRRAGVRVPPRAE from the coding sequence ATGCGCCAACCCGCCACGCTGCGCGCCCAGCACGCGCGCCTCGCGGTGCAGGTGGTGCTGCTCACGCTGGCCCTGCAACTGCTGGGCCTGTCGGTCCTGGCGGGGGTGTTGCGGCAGGCGGTCGGTCCGGGCGCGCTGAACAACGTCCGGGTCGCGGCGCGGGAGGTGGTGGGGGATCAGGCGGCGCGGCCCGTGGCGCGGCTGCTGCTGCCCGCCGTGGGCACGTCGGCGGTGCTGGCAACCCTGCTGGCGCTCGTGATCGCCACGCAGCTCGCGGCGCGGACCGCGCGACCCCTGACGGACGCCGCGGCGACCGCCGCTCGGCTGGCCCGCGGCGAACTGGCGGCGCGCACCGCGGCGCAGCCGGTCGCGGCGGGCGAGGTGCAGTGGCTGCGCGAGCACCTCGATCAGCTGGGCGAGACCCTCGAACGACTGGACCGCGAACGGGCGTTCGAGTCGGCCGCCATCGCGCACGAACTGCGCACGCCGCTGGCGGCCATGCAGGCGCGGCTGCACGCCCTGATCGACGGCGTGTACCCGCTGACCCCGCAGGAACTCGGGCCGCTGGTGACGCAGCTGGACCTCCTCACGTACCTGGCGGACAACCTGCGGACCCTGACCCTCGCGGACGCCGGGCAGCTGCGGCTGCACCGCGAGGACCTGCCGCTGCACGCGCTGCTGCCGGACATGCTCGCGCACGTGCAGCCGCTCGCGCAGCAGCAGGGCGTGACGGTCCGGCTGGACGCGGGTGAACCGGCGGTGGTGACCGCCGACGCCCGCTACGTGCGCATGGCGCTGGGCAACGTGCTGGACAACGCCGTGCGCCACGCGGCGCGCGAGGTCGTCGTCTCGTGGCGCGGCGCGTCCGTGGAGGTCCGCGACGACGGCCCCGGCGTGAGCGACGAGGACGCCCTCCGGATCGGGACGCGCTTCTACCGCGCGGGTTCGGCGGGCGCCCGCGCGTCGGGCGGCAGCGGGCTGGGGCTGGCCGTCACGCAGGTGATCTGCGCGGCGCACGGCGGCGACCTGCAGGTGCTGCCCGGCGCGGCCGGGGGCCGCTTCGTCCTGCGTCTCGCCCCGCCGGGCGAACGACCATCCTGCACGCGCCGCCTTCCCAGTCAGCATGGGAAGGCGGCGCGTGCCGGGGGACGTGCCGGGCTCAGTCGGCGGCGGGCAGGAGTTCGAGTTCCGCCTCGCGCTGAGTGA
- a CDS encoding MFS transporter: MIARTRSWGTRTFSALRHPHYRRYWFSQLLSLIGSWMQATAQQYLVLELSGGSSAALGWVTVAQFMPSLLLSLFAGAVIDRVPRRRVLLATQLTLLGTATALAVTTHLGVVTLPLVMLIAFISGTANAFDMPARQSMVVDFVPKSDVPNAVALNSLSFNVSRTLGQALFGVVAALGVSLLAGGNAENISRLALPFYLNVASFFVVLYVIATLPFPDRDFGPRGSMLGDVKEGLRYVRATPAVRNVMLLVGALSLTIINFNVIIPYYARVVFGAREATFGALSAAFGIGAMAGALWQASRPNPLRNLRLGALILIASAALLAVTPTPTLAFPVLAACGFGMLSLLVSANSTVQLTIPDQLRGRVMSLYSFVLVGMGPPGALIASTLIGREGPLGPRAGLLVLTGLGLIAVLLLWTRLPRRLEKPASDD; this comes from the coding sequence GTGATCGCCCGCACCCGATCGTGGGGCACGCGCACCTTCAGCGCCCTGCGCCACCCTCACTACCGCCGCTACTGGTTCTCGCAGCTGCTGTCCCTGATCGGTTCCTGGATGCAGGCCACCGCGCAGCAGTACCTCGTGCTGGAACTCTCGGGCGGCAGCAGCGCCGCGCTGGGCTGGGTGACGGTCGCGCAGTTCATGCCCAGCCTCCTGCTCTCCCTGTTCGCCGGGGCGGTCATTGACCGCGTGCCGCGCCGCCGCGTGCTGCTCGCCACGCAGCTGACCCTGCTGGGCACCGCCACCGCGCTGGCTGTCACCACGCACCTGGGCGTCGTGACCCTGCCGCTGGTCATGCTGATTGCGTTCATCAGCGGCACCGCGAACGCCTTCGACATGCCCGCCCGGCAGAGCATGGTCGTGGATTTCGTTCCCAAGAGTGACGTGCCGAACGCCGTGGCCCTGAACAGCCTGTCCTTCAACGTCAGCCGCACCCTGGGGCAGGCGCTGTTCGGCGTGGTGGCCGCGCTGGGCGTCAGCCTGCTCGCGGGGGGCAACGCCGAGAACATCTCGCGGCTGGCGCTGCCCTTCTACCTGAACGTCGCGTCCTTCTTCGTGGTGCTGTACGTGATCGCCACGCTGCCCTTCCCGGACCGCGACTTCGGCCCGCGCGGCAGCATGCTCGGCGACGTGAAAGAAGGCCTGCGTTACGTGCGCGCCACGCCCGCCGTGCGCAACGTCATGCTGCTCGTCGGCGCCCTGAGCCTCACCATCATCAACTTCAACGTGATCATCCCCTACTACGCCCGCGTCGTCTTCGGCGCGCGCGAGGCGACCTTCGGCGCGCTGTCCGCCGCGTTCGGCATCGGCGCCATGGCCGGAGCGCTGTGGCAGGCCAGCCGCCCCAACCCGCTGCGCAATCTGCGCCTGGGCGCCCTGATCCTGATCGCCAGCGCCGCCCTGCTCGCCGTGACCCCCACGCCCACGCTGGCCTTCCCGGTGCTCGCCGCGTGCGGGTTCGGGATGCTCAGCCTGCTCGTCAGCGCCAACAGCACCGTGCAACTCACCATTCCCGACCAGCTGCGCGGCCGGGTCATGAGCCTGTACTCCTTCGTCCTGGTCGGCATGGGGCCGCCCGGCGCGCTCATCGCCAGTACCCTGATCGGCCGCGAGGGACCCCTGGGCCCCCGCGCGGGCCTGCTGGTCCTGACCGGCCTGGGCCTGATCGCGGTGCTGCTGCTGTGGACCCGCCTGCCGCGCCGACTCGAAAAGCCCGCCAGCGACGACTGA